A single region of the Fibrobacter sp. genome encodes:
- a CDS encoding PorT family protein: MKSFLIPFLLTTFTLAFGQQSEACKKLCNSCPADTSLFDQYEEAPENTAQPLCNRIESNCGCYAYARNEWLKTKAQEEPSQSLSNPEVSQDTVAETATEEPDSAETIPQEIKEEAIPPQDSVMVDSTANSPEKNEEPGPIIQVEQTAKTSPKTYFSLARDPSRITALGFNLLGGEMIERGFPGYNHSAHGDGFNLGLGGFYRYYFYRWGSIQAGANIIYEFINNNGLDYNNPTINYNDSYYSEYVRIDSDIDYHNISLEFPVNLRLGIGINKIIGGFASGTFAIRKPFYEWESVSSEIKVNFNGFHDYEDKEESYSDFFPADAWEFHFYFGFGLEIKEHFSVQFQWLAWNQATGYGHSFYHELFNDNSSWRITADFSF, translated from the coding sequence ATGAAATCTTTCTTAATTCCATTCTTGCTAACCACCTTTACGCTAGCTTTTGGACAGCAATCCGAAGCCTGCAAAAAGCTCTGCAACTCATGTCCTGCAGACACCAGTCTCTTTGACCAGTACGAAGAAGCTCCCGAGAATACGGCTCAACCCCTATGCAACAGGATTGAATCAAACTGCGGTTGCTACGCCTATGCACGCAACGAATGGCTAAAGACAAAGGCTCAGGAAGAACCCTCACAAAGCCTCTCGAATCCTGAAGTTTCTCAAGACACAGTCGCAGAAACAGCAACTGAGGAACCGGATTCCGCAGAAACCATTCCACAGGAAATCAAAGAAGAGGCCATCCCTCCTCAAGATTCCGTTATGGTGGACAGCACAGCAAACAGCCCAGAAAAGAACGAAGAACCTGGTCCCATTATTCAGGTTGAACAAACGGCGAAAACATCCCCAAAAACTTATTTCTCCTTGGCAAGAGACCCCTCGAGAATCACTGCTCTCGGCTTCAATTTACTTGGTGGCGAAATGATCGAAAGGGGCTTTCCCGGTTATAACCATTCCGCTCATGGAGACGGATTCAATCTTGGTTTGGGAGGATTCTACCGTTACTATTTCTACAGATGGGGCTCAATCCAAGCCGGCGCAAATATCATCTATGAATTTATAAACAACAATGGACTGGATTACAACAATCCTACAATCAACTACAACGACTCCTACTATAGTGAATATGTACGTATTGATTCAGACATTGACTATCATAATATTTCATTGGAATTTCCGGTCAATCTCCGTCTCGGTATCGGCATAAATAAGATCATCGGAGGCTTTGCAAGTGGAACATTCGCTATTCGCAAGCCCTTCTACGAATGGGAGTCTGTTTCATCAGAAATAAAAGTCAACTTTAACGGCTTTCATGACTACGAAGATAAGGAAGAAAGCTATAGCGACTTCTTCCCTGCGGACGCCTGGGAATTTCATTTCTATTTTGGATTTGGCCTAGAAATCAAAGAACATTTTTCAGTACAGTTCCAATGGTTAGCCTGGAACCAAGCCACTGGTTACGGGCATTCCTTTTATCACGAATTGTTTAATGATAACAGTAGCTGGCGAATAACAGCTGATTTCAGTTTCTAG